A region of the Microcystis aeruginosa FD4 genome:
ATTGCGGGTTGTTCCTTGATTTGACCGCCAATAACGAACACAAGAGTTACGCACAAACTGAGAAGTTCTGATCGCTTCATCAAGCTGGTGATATTGCTCTGGTGTTCCGTTTTTTAGCTTTGCTTCTACGACTAGCATTTAACAAACCTCGACCATTGGCTAGGTTAAGTATAACACAGTTTACTCACAGATGGTGGAATTAAACCGATGCTCCGTTGCTGATATTCTGGTCGGATTTCATCTCGCGCAAAGGTGAGTATCTTGTCGAAAAATGTAGCGGGGCATTCATCCGACATTTTAGGGACTTGCTTAAGAATAACATCCCAGCTAGACCATCGCTGTGTAGAAGAACCAGACCACCCGCAAGTGGTACATCATCAAAGCGCAAGTCCCTTAGGTAATACCAAATTTCTAAATCCATGACAGACATCCACGCTCGAATGCTTGCCAAGCCTGCATTCGTTGTGACGCGAATAAAGAAAAATGGTATCCTATTGGTGATTTTCTCTCACTTAAGGTGAGCAGCAGAAGTTGTTCAAAGAGGGCGAAGGCAATTCGCCCCTACAATAATATTATTTCGCCAATGGTAGGGGCGCACCGCGTGCGCCCAAAATGTCATCTGGATATTTCGACAAAATTGAGATGCACCAGGCATAACCATCTCTGTCATTACTTTTGAAAAATGGTATAACTTCCGACCCGAGAAAGGAGCCGACCCTCGCACGCCTCTACTATAGGGGTATACTATTAGTCTCTCGCGAGTCAGCTTGCCAGAACATATAGTCCTTTCAGATAAGTCTGATACACTCTAGACCAGTTAGACTCTTATGGACTCTGGCATTGATATTCTCAATCTTAATTGAAATTACTATATAAGTTATCCTTAGCTTTTAATGCTTGAAAATATCCTAACCTAAAAGCGTGGCACTATTGAGTTGGGGTTGCTGGGTCTAGTCTATCTTCCCCAAGAGTACCCAGCCTAATTCCTAAAATTAGCAAAAGATGATTTTTTCGTCTTGCTCGTTTTTAGTACAAATGTCTGAGTAAAATCGGAGTAAAGTCTTTAAGTTTAGGCGATCGATGCCCGATAGGGTTAGAGTAATCAGGGAGAAACTGATTTATCGAGAGGCCATATCATCCCATGCTAGAACTCTACCAATTTGAATTATCTGCCTATTGTGAGAAAGTCCGTCTCATCCTTGACTATAAAGGACTTGCCTATAAAAAAAGGGACGTGGTGCCGGGGGTTGGACAATTGGAATTATTCCGTCTTTCTGGACAGCGACAGGTTCCCGTCCTCAAGGATGGTGATACTTATATCGCTGACTCGACGGAGATTGCTTTTTATCTCGATCGCAAGTATCCTGAAAAACCAATTATCCCCACAGATCCCTTACAACGGGGTCAATGTTTATTAATCGAAGAATGGGCCGATGAATCCTTGGGATTGAAAGGAAGAACCGCTTTTCTCGGCGCTTTTGCCCAAAATCAAAACTTTCGTACCGCTTTTTTACCTCGGGAAACTCCCGATTTTATGCGCTTGTTACTGGGTTCCATGCCGGGGGAATTAATTGATATTTTTGGGACGGGTGTAGGTCTGGGAAAAGATTCTATCAATACGGCGAAAAAGGGGCTACAACAAGATTTAGAGGCTTTGAACCTCATTTTAACCAATCGTCCCTATTTAGTCGGGGATCAGCCCACTTTAGCCGATTTAGCCGTGGCGGGATTAAGTGTACTGCTTCAGTTTCCCCCTGGTTCCTATCTCAACTTACCCAGGGAATTGCAAGGCAAGGGGATTCCGGGGTTAGCCGATAATAGCGCCTACGAAGGCTTTTTTGCTTGGCGCGATCGTCTTTATAGTCAATACCGTCAAACTATCACCCCGGGGAGTTCCACCCCTCCCATCGATTCCCCCACCTCCATCCAGATCGAATAGCAGAGCTTGACTAGGGTGGTGGGTGTGGGGTGTGGGGTGTAGGGTGTGGGGTGTAGGGTGTGGGGTGTGGGGTGTGGGGTGTGGGGTGTGGGGTGTGGGGTGTGGGGTGTAGGGTGTGGGGAGAATAAATAAAAATAATCTCCTGACTCCTGACGACCGACTCCTATCTCCTAACTCCTGTTAAGATTCGCGTAAAACGTAGCCGACACCGCGCACGGTATGAATGAGGCGTTTTTGACCACCAGCTTCCATCTTCAGGCGTAAATAGCGAATATATACCTCAATAACGTTTGATGCTCCTTGAAATTCATCTCCCCAGACATTTTCGAGAATTTGATCCCTTGATAATACTTCTTTGGGGTGAATCATTAGGTAGCGGAGCAGTTCAAATTCCTTCATCGTCAACTCAATATTTTTGTTTTTATAGGAGAGACGACGAGTGGCTAAATCTAATACTAAGTCACCGAAGCACAATTGTTCGGGGATAGTTTCCAGAGGTTGCAGGTAAAAACGGATTAATTTGAGAAAAGATGGCGAATTATAGGGTTTGAGAAAATAATCGTCGGCTCCCGCTTCCAAACAGGCGAGACGTTCTTCTAGAGTTTCTTGAGATACTAATAAAATAATATAAACGCGACTTCCCTGGGAACGTAAACGACGACAAAACTTCACACCGGCCTCCGCTGCGAGGAAGCGATCGAGTATAATCATCGCTGGCTGCCAACTTTTCACTTCTGGGAAAGCACTATCAATGCTAGGCACAATCAGGGGACGATAACCTGCTTCTTTCAAGTCCGCAGTAGCTAGTTTAGCGATATTCTCCTCAATTCCCACCAAGAGAATTGAAGAATTTGGAACAGATGTACTCATAAGTTGGCAGCGGTAAAGAAATAGGAAAGATAGGGAGGGGACTAGCTAATTGTACTTAATTGATTCTTGCCTAACCGATTTGAGATAAAAAAGTTAACGCGGTGGTGCGTTGGACAAAATTACCATTGACAGACCAACCAGTTACTCGATCGGGGGACGACCAGAGGCTAAGATGATCTACAGGGGGATCTGCATAAAAATTTCCTCCACCACTACCCAATAAACAGGAACTCCAATGGGTAAAATAATCGTGACTAAGGCGATAAATGGGAAAATTACCGATTAATGGCACTCCCCACCCGTCCAGAGCTATTAAAGCTGCAATTTTCGCTCCTTGAGCTTGCCAATAATGAGCTAAAGCGATCGCATTTACCACCCCCGCACTAAACCCAATTAAGGTCAGGTCTTCTCCCGGTGAAAAAGCTTCATTTAAGCAAGAAAAAGGAGAAATAATAATATAGGGGCGTAATTTGACCGATTTGCCCTCCAGATGTCCTAAAAAATCCTCGGTCAATCTAGAATCATGAAAACCCGGACAAATCACTAAGGTCATAAAATTAATTAGGGTTCGCTGAAAAAGTTTGTTGGTGGGGTTAGGAGTCGGTCGTCAGGAGTCGGTCGTCAGGAGTCAGGAGATTATTTTATTTATTCTCCCTACACCCCACACCCTACACCCCACACCCCACACCCCACACCCTACACCCCACACCCCACACCCTACACCCCACACCCCACACCCCACACCCCACACCCCACACCCCACACCCCACTTCCCCTAATCTTGCCACTTATGACGGTAGAATCCAGCTTACAACAATTAAAAAGAGCTTCATCGGGACGATTACCCAGCAGTTACGGGGTCTATTTTAAGAATACCCTGGTGGCCCTCTGTCATGCTCTTGAAGATCATATCTTGCAAACTAGCAGCCCTGACAGTACAAATAAACCACTGGTTTTAGTCACCTTTCAACAGGGTAAATGGTATTTACAGGAAGCAGAGCGCTATTTAGATATTGCTCGCTCTTCTCGTCACATTGCGATCGCATCCGTGGCCGATAGTGGTTTTTCTGAGCATAAAACCGGCAGTTTAGAGAATGTTTCGCTAGTTAACTTAGATAATAGCGATAGTTTGGTTAATGAGTGGAATTTAATCATTCTTTCCCCCGATTACGCCTCCATGGTACTCTGTCATGAGTTATCCCCGGAAGAATACCGGTCCGATAGTCAACCCCAAATAGACACGGAGCGAAAATTCTACGGTTTATGGACATTCGAGCGCGATTTAGTCGAAAAAGCCGCTACAATCTTAATTGAGCGTCTGCATCCCTATAATCCCAGTCTAGCGGCCGATTTAAGCAGACAACAGCAGGAAATTAGTCAAAATATTAATCCCATTCCCACGGATTTAACGGGAGTAGTCTCTCGCATTGTCACCTATCTGCAAACCAGTCAACAGCAGTTAGTCACCGTCAGCAGACAAGCGCGAGAATTAAGCGACTTAGAAGGACAAGCATCCCGTTTAAATAAAAATTTAGCCGCTAATAAACTGCAAGCTTTTCTAAGAATGGCTCAAAAAGTCGATGAAAGAGATATTGATAATCCCCTTGCTTCCCTACAGGTGGCCGCTTTAGCGGAAATGTTAGGACAATTGCTCGATTTACCCACCCTGAGATTACGACGCTTACGATTAGCAGGTTTATTATACCGCATCGGTCTGGCGGAGGCTCCGATCGAAGTTTTTAGACAGCGTGCCAGTCAGTTAGAGGGAGCAAATGCGTTATTTTGGCGGGATAGATCGGTGTTAGGCGCACAATTACTCGCTACTATGCCCGAATTAGCCCCAATTCAACAGATTATTTACCATGAGTTTGAATACTGGGATGGTAGCGGGGTTCCCAACGGCTTAAAAGGGGAAGAAATCAGCCTAGAGTCGCGAATTTTAGGATTATCGGCCTATTTTCAGGAATTAACTCAACCGCGAGGCGACCGACTAGCTCTAGATTTAGGAGAGTCCCTAGAGCGTTGTCAAAATTATAGCGGGATTCGTTTCGATCCCGCTTTGGTAGAAAAATTAACTTCGGTAATTCGTCTGTGCGAAATGGGATGGATGCAATTACCCGATCGCCCTAGTCAAGTCCCCGCCGTCTGGTTAGAATCAGTTTAGATTAGACTCCGATTAAACTCTGCATCGCACGTCCCATATTAGCCGGTTTAAAAGCTGCCATGGCCGCGGTCGGTTCATAGCCGCAATGTACCATACAATCGGCACATTGAGGATTGCCACTGGCTCGACCGTAGTTATCCCAATTGGTTTCTTCTAAAAGTTCCCGAAAGCTTTTGTAATGTCCTTCGTTGAGCAGATAACAGGGTTTTTGCCATCCTAAAAGACTATAGCTAGGACTACCCCAAGGAGTGCATTCATAGTCCTGTTCACCGATGAGAAAATCGAGAAAGAGAGGATTATGGTTAAAATTCCACTTTTTCTGCCTTGATTTCCAGGGTGAGAGAATTTCTCGGAATAAAGCTCTAGTTTGCTCCCGTTTCAAGAAACTATCTTGATCCGGGGCCCACTCATAACTATAACCGGGGGAAATCATCATACCATCGATGCCCAAAGTAGCGAGAAAATCGAAAAATTCCTGCATTTCTCGCGGATCTGTGCCTTCAAAAACCGTGGTATTAGTAGTAACCCGAAAACCTCTCGCTTTCGCCGCTTTAATCCCTTGTACTGCCTTATCGAATACTCCCTCTCGATCCACACAGCGATCGTGATGTGCTTTTAAACCGTCCAGATGGACACTAAAAGTAAGATAGGGTGAAGGAGTAAATTTATCCAGGCTTTTTTCCAATAACAGAGCATTGGTACAGAGATAGACGAATTTTTTTCTGTCCACTAAACCCTTGACAATTTCATCGATTTGTGGATGCAAAAGCGGCTCGCCCCCGGGGATGGAAACCACCGGAACCCCGCATTCTTCCACCGCTGCGAAACATTCTGCTGGGGTGAGATGATTACGGAGGATTTCCGGGGGATGTTGAATCTTACCGCAGCCAGTACAGGCTAAATTACAGCGAAATAGAGGTTCTAGCATTAAAACTAAGGGAAAACGCTTTTTCCCTGCTAGACGCTGTTTCAAGATATAGGAAGCAACCACTAAAGCTTGTTGCAGTTGGACAGCCATTTGCTCACACCAAAAGGATTCTAAGTCATTATAGACTGTTAACAGGGGATCAAGGCATAGGAGCCTAGAAAATGGCAAATTGAAGGTAGGTTGGGTTGAAGCATGAAACCCAACACCTGCATGGGTTACGAAGTGCGCTAACCCATCCTACAAATAATTGTGCCTCCCTACTTATCAGCTTTTATTTATCCGATTAATTGGCCCTTATCACCTTGATCTAGCTGATGACTTCAAGACTAATGACTCCTAACCTTAACGACAATTTTTGATTTTTACAAGAGGTCTATTATGAGTTCTTTAGGCGATCGCTTCAAGAAATTTGCGGGTAAAACTCGCTATGTGGTCTGTCGCTTATTCTTGCATCTCTACGGACAAGAAGTCGCACCTCTGATCGGTATTCTTAATCGTACTGGCCGGGAGGCGATCGATTGCGAAGGCGATTTAGAGGTCATGGGAGAGGGTTTAGTAGAAATTTGTCAAAATCTGCTGCAGATGAACCTCTATTGGTTTTCTGTGGCTAATGAGGGCGATATTTTTTGGAGTGAGGGGGAAGCGGGAGACTACGTTAACGAACTGTTTACCGATTCCGCGGCCAGATACCTAAGTGAATCGGTGTCTGGGGAAGTGGGGGAAAAGGAACCCTTAACTTTACCCGTCACCGATAACTTAGTTGTTATGATCACAATAGCCTTCGAGGGTGAGAGTGCTGCTTTAGAAACTAGCCTAGCCGATCGAGAGGCCCTGGAAGATGGTTTAAAATCAATAATTAACCTTCACTACCAAGGTCGGCTGCGTGCGATTCAGGTACATTTTTCTCCTGCTCAATTGGGAGATGAATTGACCAATGAGCAACTATTACTCAATTTCCCAGAATTGCTGCCTTTATAGTCTTAATTTTGCCCTTATGCTGCGCCAAGTAACGACAATCTTTTTAATTCTTACCCTTTGTTGCACAACGGTGGCCTGTGGTTCCTCGTCAAATCAAACTCAGTCACCGTCAGCTAATAACAGTATTGTAAGACAAGAATCCAATCAGGTTAGTAGCGGTCGCTACGAGGTGCAACAAGCTACCTACGATGACGGAGATGGCACTTATACCTTAATGCTGTTAAACACCCCTGGGGGGACTTCTCCCCTCTTTCGCACCACTAACCTACAAATGGCTAGATTAACCGATGAGGACATTGCTAAAGGGGAAAAAACCGCGGTAGAAATCAACGGTGATCAGGCTACCCTGTACATGACCGAAGATTTTAAAATTGAGTATGTCCATAATGTCACGGAAGTGCGGCAAAATCCCCAAACCGGACAACAGGAAACCGTGGTGATTCGGCAAGAATCGAGTTTTTGGAGTCCTTTTTTCGGTGCTGTTGCTGGTCAAGCTTTGGGTAGTTTGCTCTTTCGTCCTCAATATTACGTTCCTCCCCTCTATACTCCGGGAGGTGTGATGACCGGTTTTGGTGGTTACGGTTCCACCTATAATCAGGCAGTAGATCAATACCGGACTAAACATAATAGTCCACCTCCGGCAGTCAAAAACCGGCAAACTCTCCGTTCTACTGGCAATTTACGTCGTTATCCCAGTAATACTACCTCTAGTCCCAATCGCAGCACCACCACCACCACAAAACCCAGTGGTTCCGGTTATGGTTCTAGTACCCTGAAGAATTCGGGTAAATCTGATAATGTCAAACGTTCTCCTAGTTTTGGTTCCTCTGGTTCCCGTCGTACCCCTAGTCGTAGTGGTTTCGGCAGCAGCAGACGTGGCCGACGTTAGCAGGATTTGACTGGAGTGGTGGAAGATTAACCCTGTCTTCCCCACCTCAGACATTGGAGATGACAACTACTTAGTAGCAACCATTTTGCGAATTTCCGAATAAAAAACCGTCTGGCGATCGCCATTGGCTGACTGGATAATACTGGTACGCAATCTCAGATTAGGACTAGCAAACCAGATTCTTTCCTCGATACGATGGTGATTATCCTCGATGGTTAAAGTTAAAGCTTGATCACTTCTGAGATGATATTCTCCCAGCGCTGCCGATTTACCGTCCGATTTGAGCAATTTTCCTTGCCAAGAATTTTCTGAGGGTAGCCAAACTAAATAGCTAGAACCGATTTTTTTCGGTTGTCCATAGTCCACGGAATTATCCCAGGTCGTTTTCCATCCCCCTAGACTGGTCTGGGACTGACAGTTATTTTCTAAACATAATTGCACCACATCGGCAGCATCGGCAGCCAGCAAATCGATGGTGATTTCTGCTTTATTATTGGCAACTTTTTGGGTAGCTAATTGATAACTGGTGCGCTGAGAAAACCATTTACCCGCACAGAGATTAATAAATTCTTGAATGTCCATGAATGGCTGTAGGCAAAGATCGATCGCTCTGAAAGAATAGATTATTTATTCTATCCTATCCCTAGACCTTGGCCAATTTTTGCAAGGATAAACGGGCAGCTTCGCGCACTTGTGGATGTTCGTCCTTGACCAAAAATTTTAAGGCTGCGATCGTTTTTTCCGCCGGAAGATGGCCTAAAGCTTCCGCTAATCGCTGCCGGATTAACCAGTCATCGGAGTTAACAAAAGTTAAAAGCTTCTCGACGACTTCCACTGCTTTGATTTCCCCAAGAGCGGCAATAGCGGCCTGTTGAATAACCGCTTCGTTACTATCGAGAGCCGATAATAACACCTGTTTAGCCCGAATATCGCGCAAATTGCCCAAAGCAACGGCAGCACTAAAGCGGACTAACCATTGCGTGTCTTCGTAAAAAGCCCGTTGTAGGGGTTCAAAAGCGCGAATATCTTCTAAATAACCTAAAGCCCCCGCTGCATCGGCGCGAATGCCATAATCGGCATCATTGGCTAACAAATCCACTAGGATAGGAAAGCATTCCTCGGTTTGTTTGACTCCCAAGGCAAAGACAGCCATTGATCGCACTGGCAGCATTTCATCATAAAGGACTTTTTTGATCAAGGGTACAGCCTCCTCTGGGGTCACTTCTCGCAGGGAGGCCAGGGCCAACAGACGGTCTTTAGAGTTGCTGCTTTCTAACTGGAGGGCAATGGCTTCTATATCAGGCTTACTCATTTTTGTCAATCACTTGTAATATTTCTTTAATTATAACGCAATTCTTGGCAATTCAGAAACGAGAGCGGGGAAAGGATTTCTTGAGGATTTCTTAAGGATTGAGGCGAGAGTTGACTTCCTCCGGGGAACTATAATTTAAGTATGGTAATACGATAAATGCTAGGCTTTCTGATAGATTCAGGAAAAAAATAT
Encoded here:
- a CDS encoding glutathione S-transferase, whose protein sequence is MLELYQFELSAYCEKVRLILDYKGLAYKKRDVVPGVGQLELFRLSGQRQVPVLKDGDTYIADSTEIAFYLDRKYPEKPIIPTDPLQRGQCLLIEEWADESLGLKGRTAFLGAFAQNQNFRTAFLPRETPDFMRLLLGSMPGELIDIFGTGVGLGKDSINTAKKGLQQDLEALNLILTNRPYLVGDQPTLADLAVAGLSVLLQFPPGSYLNLPRELQGKGIPGLADNSAYEGFFAWRDRLYSQYRQTITPGSSTPPIDSPTSIQIE
- the nblR gene encoding response regulator transcription factor NblR, whose translation is MSTSVPNSSILLVGIEENIAKLATADLKEAGYRPLIVPSIDSAFPEVKSWQPAMIILDRFLAAEAGVKFCRRLRSQGSRVYIILLVSQETLEERLACLEAGADDYFLKPYNSPSFLKLIRFYLQPLETIPEQLCFGDLVLDLATRRLSYKNKNIELTMKEFELLRYLMIHPKEVLSRDQILENVWGDEFQGASNVIEVYIRYLRLKMEAGGQKRLIHTVRGVGYVLRES
- a CDS encoding DICT sensory domain-containing protein, whose protein sequence is MTVESSLQQLKRASSGRLPSSYGVYFKNTLVALCHALEDHILQTSSPDSTNKPLVLVTFQQGKWYLQEAERYLDIARSSRHIAIASVADSGFSEHKTGSLENVSLVNLDNSDSLVNEWNLIILSPDYASMVLCHELSPEEYRSDSQPQIDTERKFYGLWTFERDLVEKAATILIERLHPYNPSLAADLSRQQQEISQNINPIPTDLTGVVSRIVTYLQTSQQQLVTVSRQARELSDLEGQASRLNKNLAANKLQAFLRMAQKVDERDIDNPLASLQVAALAEMLGQLLDLPTLRLRRLRLAGLLYRIGLAEAPIEVFRQRASQLEGANALFWRDRSVLGAQLLATMPELAPIQQIIYHEFEYWDGSGVPNGLKGEEISLESRILGLSAYFQELTQPRGDRLALDLGESLERCQNYSGIRFDPALVEKLTSVIRLCEMGWMQLPDRPSQVPAVWLESV
- the hpnH gene encoding adenosyl-hopene transferase HpnH translates to MAVQLQQALVVASYILKQRLAGKKRFPLVLMLEPLFRCNLACTGCGKIQHPPEILRNHLTPAECFAAVEECGVPVVSIPGGEPLLHPQIDEIVKGLVDRKKFVYLCTNALLLEKSLDKFTPSPYLTFSVHLDGLKAHHDRCVDREGVFDKAVQGIKAAKARGFRVTTNTTVFEGTDPREMQEFFDFLATLGIDGMMISPGYSYEWAPDQDSFLKREQTRALFREILSPWKSRQKKWNFNHNPLFLDFLIGEQDYECTPWGSPSYSLLGWQKPCYLLNEGHYKSFRELLEETNWDNYGRASGNPQCADCMVHCGYEPTAAMAAFKPANMGRAMQSLIGV
- a CDS encoding DUF1517 domain-containing protein, which gives rise to MSSLGDRFKKFAGKTRYVVCRLFLHLYGQEVAPLIGILNRTGREAIDCEGDLEVMGEGLVEICQNLLQMNLYWFSVANEGDIFWSEGEAGDYVNELFTDSAARYLSESVSGEVGEKEPLTLPVTDNLVVMITIAFEGESAALETSLADREALEDGLKSIINLHYQGRLRAIQVHFSPAQLGDELTNEQLLLNFPELLPL
- a CDS encoding phycobiliprotein lyase; protein product: MDIQEFINLCAGKWFSQRTSYQLATQKVANNKAEITIDLLAADAADVVQLCLENNCQSQTSLGGWKTTWDNSVDYGQPKKIGSSYLVWLPSENSWQGKLLKSDGKSAALGEYHLRSDQALTLTIEDNHHRIEERIWFASPNLRLRTSIIQSANGDRQTVFYSEIRKMVATK
- a CDS encoding HEAT repeat domain-containing protein translates to MSKPDIEAIALQLESSNSKDRLLALASLREVTPEEAVPLIKKVLYDEMLPVRSMAVFALGVKQTEECFPILVDLLANDADYGIRADAAGALGYLEDIRAFEPLQRAFYEDTQWLVRFSAAVALGNLRDIRAKQVLLSALDSNEAVIQQAAIAALGEIKAVEVVEKLLTFVNSDDWLIRQRLAEALGHLPAEKTIAALKFLVKDEHPQVREAARLSLQKLAKV